Proteins encoded within one genomic window of Arachis ipaensis cultivar K30076 chromosome B08, Araip1.1, whole genome shotgun sequence:
- the LOC107614235 gene encoding probable L-type lectin-domain containing receptor kinase VII.2, with the protein MKMMMMVHDIHTLFFFMAILNLNIALLSCVSATEFVYNRNFNSTNTKLYGNATIQNSILSLTNQTYFSIGRAFYPFKIPMKKQSNSTLLPFSTSFIFSIAPIKNFPIAHGFALFFTPVMAIHGELSGNYMGLFNRSTAGNASNHVFAIEFDDFRNEEFNELNDNHIGVDVNSMMSEYSEPAGFWGGKDGETMEELKLASGENYQVWIEFDGSHINVTMAIAGHRKPQRPLIHNKPINLSGVLLDEMYVGFSGATGRMVDECRILAWSFSNSNFSIGDALHTNRLPLFVHPKALIYRSKYFILGVIFGGLIVIGCGTLVFLSLLLRSKGKRGGKDEQVEDWELEYWPHRISYEEICVATNGFSEENVIGNGTSGRVYKGVLKGVEVAVKRFNHETQHEMREFLAEISSLGRMKHRNLVGFRGWSKKKGGKLILVYDYMGNESLDKRIFECEDDTMILSWELRLSVLQNVACGILYLHEGWEFEVLHRDIKASNVLLDKDMNARLGDFGLARLHRQENVSDTTRVIGTLGYMAPELVRIGRPSTATDVYSFGILILEVVCGRRPIVVDKPALVDWVFSLMEKGQLSFAVDERLKNQSGFSTEEVERVLHLGLLCASSDPGIRPTMRQVVKILEGIRNCDCNDSCINMSLLGKINSAASWSRSSTSSATVNYPTFDEILQTKFYSTASQSFSYPSLQPDSESISEGR; encoded by the coding sequence atgaagatgatgatgatggttcaTGATATTCATACCTTGTTCTTCTTCATGGCCATTCTCAATCTTAACATAGCTCTTTTGAGTTGTGTGTCAGCAACTGAATTTGTGTATAACAGAAACTTCAACTCTACAAACACCAAGCTCTATGGAAATGCCACAATCCAAAATTCCATTCTCTCTCTCACTAACCAAACTTACTTTTCCATTGGCCGTGCCTTTTACCCTTTCAAGATACCAATGAAGAAACAATCAAATTCTACCCTTCTTCCCTTTTCAACTTCTTTCATATTCTCCATTGCTCCTATCAAGAACTTCCCCATTGCTCATGGCTTtgctctcttcttcacacctgtCATGGCCATCCATGGTGAACTCTCAGGGAACTACATGGGACTATTTAACCGTTCCACAGCAGGTAACGCCTCAAACCATGTATTTGCCATTGAGTTTGATGATTTTAGGAATGAGGAGTtcaatgaattgaatgataaccATATTGGTGTTGATGTGAATTCAATGATGTCTGAGTATTCTGAACCTGCTGGGTTTTGGGGTGGGAAAGATGGTGAAACAATGGAGGAATTGAAGCTTGCTAGTGGTGAAAATTATCAGGTTTGGATTGAGTTTGATGGTTCACATATCAATGTTACTATGGCCATAGCAGGGCATAGGAAGCCTCAAAGGCCTTTGATTCATAATAAGCCTATTAACCTTTCTGGGGTTTTGTTGGATGAGATGTATGTGGGGTTTTCTGGGGCAACAGGGAGAATGGTTGATGAGTGTAGAATCTTGGCTTGGAGTTTTAGCAATTCGAATTTTTCGATCGGTGATGCCTTGCACACCAACCGTTTGCCTTTATTCGTGCATCCAAAGGCATTGATTTATAGATCAAAATATTTCATTTTGGGGGTCATTTTTGGTGGACTGATAGTTATTGGTTGTGGTACTTTGGTGTTTTTGAGTTTATTATTAAGATCCAAAGGAAAAAGAGGAGGGAAAGATGAACAGGTTGAAGATTGGGAATTGGAATATTGGCCTCACAGAATTAGCTATGAAGAGATTTGTGTTGCGACGAATGGATTCTCGGAGGAGAATGTGATTGGGAATGGGACAAGTGGGAGAGTTTACAAGGGAGTGTTGAAAGGTGTAGAAGTCGCGGTTAAGAGATTCAACCATGAAACTCAGCATGAGATGAGAGAGTTTCTGGCAGAGATCTCAAGCCTAGGGAGAATGAAACACAGGAATTTGGTTGGTTTCAGAGGGTGGAGCAAAAAAAAAGGAGGGAAATTGATCCTTGTATATGATTATATGGGGAATGAGAGCTTGGATAAGAGAATTTTCGAGTGTGAAGATGACACCATGATACTCAGCTGGGAACTCAGGCTCAGTGTGCTTCAAAATGTAGCTTGTGGAATTTTGTACCTACACGAAGGCTGGGAATTCGAGGTCTTGCATAGAGATATTAAAGCAAGTAATGTACTACTCGACAAGGATATGAACGCACGATTGGGAGATTTCGGCCTAGCCAGGCTGCACCGACAGGAAAACGTGTCTGACACAACAAGAGTGATTGGAACTCTGGGTTACATGGCACCAGAGCTAGTCCGAATCGGTCGACCATCAACCGCTACTGATGTGTACAGTTTTGGAATATTAATCTTGGAAGTGGTGTGTGGGAGAAGGCCTATTGTGGTAGATAAACCTGCATTGGTTGATTGGGTATTTTCCCTTATGGAGAAAGGGCAATTGAGTTTTGCTGTTGATGAGAGGCTGAAGAATCAAAGTGGTTTCAGCACTGAGGAAGTTGAGAGAGTGTTGCATTTGGGTTTGTTATGTGCAAGTTCAGACCCTGGTATTAGGCCAACAATGAGGCAAGTGGTGAAAATTTTGGAAGGAATAAGAAACTGTGATTGTAATGATTCATGCATCAATATGAGTCTTCTTGGGAAAATAAACTCAGCGGCATCATGGTCTAGGAGTTCAACAAGTTCTGCCACTGTGAATTATCCTACTTTTGATGAAATTTTGCAGACTAAGTTCTATTCCACAGCATCTCAAAGCTTCTCTTATCCAAGCCTACAACCAGATTCTGAATCAATCTCAGAAGGAAGATGA
- the LOC107614554 gene encoding coumaroyl-CoA:anthocyanidin 3-O-glucoside-6''-O-coumaroyltransferase 1-like — protein sequence MSYLTKNKCMIMSSKHEQVKIIEECKVAPPEGSLASTTTIVPLTYLDIPWFLCHPVKRIFFYDFPNSTNHFLQSSLPPLKHSLSLSLQHFFPFASNLIVPPSPSVPFIRFLDGLDSLSLTIAESKADFSLLVSDSPQDVRFLHPLIASLPPKVTMEDGTLVMPLMAIQVTVLPNTGFAISLTFSHLAADGYSLHHFIKFWANLCKQIITRGSGTNDEDIKESSFLSLPFHDRDIVKDPKGLKHVYMEEVRDLLRKKNNLMNSQVPVNSNTMVRATLVLNHSQVEKLKKFVSLKYRDTYGSNTLLHMSTFVVTCSLIWVCMMQSEEQTEGNHHHNNKNFDDEVCYFIILADYRGRSEFSIPSNYFGNCLLSGYVRLKRRELVGENNGNYYHGIFEAASGIDREIRNLRNDALTRVESFVPYARELNKCRSITVVAGSPKLGVYQTDFGWGKPKKSVAVHIESAGAFSLSDCRNNEGAVEIGIALERIRMKKFIKIFEQHLQNIDHDFPT from the coding sequence ATGTCATATCTAACAAAAAACAAGTGCATGATCATGTCTTCGAAGCATGAGCAAGTGAAGATCATAGAAGAATGTAAAGTTGCACCACCAGAAGGGTCTCTTGCCTCCACCACCACCATTGTTCCCCTCACTTACTTGGATATCCCATGGTTCCTATGCCATCCGGTTAAGCGCATCTTCTTCTATGACTTCCCTAACTCCACCAACCACTTCCTTCAATCATCACTCCCTCCTCTCAAACACTCCCTCTCCCTTTCCCTCCAACACTTCTTTCCATTCGCCTCCAACCTCATCGTACCTCCCTCCCCAAGTGTCCCCTTCATCCGTTTTCTTGACGGTCTTGACTCACTCTCTCTCACCATTGCAGAGTCTAAAGCAGACTTTTCCTTACTTGTATCTGATTCGCCACAAGATGTTCGCTTTCTACACCCTTTGATCGCTTCTTTGCCTCCTAAGGTTACCATGGAGGATGGCACGCTTGTTATGCCTCTCATGGCCATTCAAGTCACTGTTCTTCCAAACACTGGCTTCGCCATTTCTCTAACATTCAGCCATCTCGCCGCCGATGGCTACTCGCTTCATCATTTCATCAAGTTTTGGGCCAATCTTTGCAAGCAAATAATAACAAGAGGTAGTGGAACAAATGATGAAGATATTAAAGAATCTAGTTTTTTGTCTCTTCCTTTTCATGATAGAGACATAGTTAAGGACCCAAAAGGGCTTAAACATGTTTACATGGAAGAGGTAAGAGATTTGCTGAGGAAGAAGAACAACTTGATGAATTCTCAAGTCCCTGTCAATAGTAACACCATGGTACGTGCAACTCTTGTCCTAAACCATAGTCAAGTTGAGAAACTCAAGAAATTTGTGTCTCTTAAATACCGTGACACCTATGGTTCTAATACGTTATTACACATGTCAACGTTTGTGGTCACGTGTTCATTGATTTGGGTTTGTATGATGCAATCAGAAGAACAAACCGAAGGcaatcatcatcataataatAAGAATTTTGATGATGAAGTTTGCTATTTCATAATTCTAGCTGATTACCGTGGCCGTTCTGAGTTCTCAATACCTTCAAATTACTTTGGGAATTGCTTGTTGTCTGGGTATGTGAGACTCAAGAGGCGTGAGCTAGTTGGAGAAAATAATGGTAATTATTATCATGGGATTTTTGAGGCAGCAAGTGGAATTGACAGGGAGATTAGAAATCTGAGAAATGATGCATTAACAAGGGTTGAAAGTTTTGTCCCCTATGCTAGAGAATTAAATAAATGTCGTAGTATAACTGTGGTGGCAGGGTCCCCAAAATTAGGAGTTTATCAAACTGATTTTGGGTGGGGAAAGCCTAAGAAATCTGTAGCAGTTCATATTGAATCAGCAGGAGCATTTTCTCTTTCAGATTGTAGGAACAATGAAGGAGCGGTTGAGATTGGAATTGCACTTGAGAGGATCCGAATGAAGAAATTCATCAAAATTTTCGAACAACACCTCCAAAACATCGATCATGATTTCCCTACGTAG